A window of the Bacteroides thetaiotaomicron VPI-5482 genome harbors these coding sequences:
- a CDS encoding nucleoside permease produces the protein MSIKVRLIIMNFLQFFVWGSWLISLGGYMGRELHFEGGQIGAIFATMGIASLVMPGIIGIIADKWFNAERLYGLCHIAGAACLFYASTVTNYDQMYWAMLLNLLVYMPTLSLANTVSYNALEQYKCDLIKDFPPIRVWGTIGFICAMWAVDLTGFKNSSAQLYVGGASALLLGLYSFTLPACKPAKTEKKTLLSSFGLDAFVLFKRKKMAIFFLFSMLLGAALQITNTYGDLFLGSFASIPEFADSFGVKHSVILLSISQMSETLFILAIPFFLRHFGIKQVMLISMFAWVFRFGLFGFGDPGSGLWMLILSMIVYGMAFDFFNISGSLFVEQETSSSIRASAQGLFFMMTNGLGAIIGGYASGAVVDAFSVYADGKLVSREWPDIWFIFAAYALVIGILFALVFKYKHQRENKVN, from the coding sequence ATGAGTATAAAAGTTCGTTTGATCATTATGAACTTCCTGCAATTCTTTGTATGGGGGTCATGGTTAATTTCACTAGGGGGTTACATGGGCAGAGAACTCCACTTCGAAGGAGGACAGATCGGTGCCATCTTCGCCACCATGGGTATTGCCTCTTTAGTCATGCCCGGCATCATTGGTATTATCGCCGATAAATGGTTCAATGCCGAACGTTTATACGGACTTTGCCACATCGCAGGGGCAGCTTGTCTTTTCTATGCCTCTACCGTTACGAATTATGACCAGATGTATTGGGCTATGCTACTCAATTTATTGGTATATATGCCTACCCTGTCACTGGCCAATACCGTTTCATACAATGCACTGGAACAATATAAATGCGACCTGATCAAGGACTTCCCTCCTATCCGTGTATGGGGAACGATTGGTTTTATCTGCGCCATGTGGGCAGTAGACCTTACCGGATTCAAGAATTCCAGCGCACAACTTTATGTAGGCGGTGCATCCGCACTCTTGCTGGGTTTATACTCTTTCACCCTGCCGGCATGCAAACCGGCCAAGACAGAAAAGAAAACATTACTTTCTTCCTTCGGACTGGATGCATTCGTATTATTCAAAAGAAAGAAAATGGCTATTTTCTTCCTGTTCTCCATGCTTTTAGGAGCAGCATTGCAGATCACCAACACGTATGGTGACCTTTTCCTCGGGAGCTTCGCCAGTATTCCGGAGTTTGCAGATTCTTTCGGAGTAAAACATTCGGTGATCCTGCTGTCTATTTCTCAAATGTCTGAAACATTATTTATTCTCGCTATACCATTCTTCCTGAGACATTTCGGCATCAAGCAAGTGATGCTGATCAGTATGTTCGCCTGGGTATTCCGGTTCGGGCTGTTTGGCTTCGGAGATCCGGGTTCCGGTCTGTGGATGCTGATTCTTTCCATGATCGTGTATGGTATGGCGTTCGACTTCTTCAACATTTCAGGTTCGTTGTTTGTTGAACAAGAAACCAGTTCCTCCATCCGTGCCAGTGCCCAGGGGTTGTTCTTTATGATGACCAACGGGTTGGGTGCCATCATCGGAGGATATGCCAGCGGTGCTGTCGTAGACGCATTCTCAGTATATGCTGATGGCAAACTAGTGAGCCGTGAATGGCCGGACATCTGGTTTATCTTTGCGGCGTATGCACTGGTGATCGGCATCCTGTTTGCTCTGGTATTCAAGTACAAACACCAACGAGAGAATAAAGTAAATTAA
- a CDS encoding class I SAM-dependent rRNA methyltransferase, which translates to MHKVYLKPGKEESLKRFHPWIFSGAIARFDGEPEEGEVVEVYTSKKEFIAEGHFQIGSIAVRVLSFRQEPIDHDFWKRKLQIAYDMRCGIGIAVNPTNDTYRLVHGEGDNLPGLVIDIYARTAVMQAHSAGMHVDRMTIAEALSEVMGDKIENIYYKSETTLPFKADLFPENGFLKGGSSDNIAREYGLKFHVDWLKGQKTGFFVDQRENRSLLEHYSKDRSVLNMFCYTGGFSFYAMRGGAKLVHSVDSSAKAIDLTNKNVELNFPGDARHEAFAEDAFKYLDRMGDQYDLIILDPPAFAKHKDALRNALQGYRKLNAKAFEKIKPGGILFTFSCSQVVTKDNFRTAVFTAAAMSGRSVRILHQLTQPADHPVNIYHPEGEYLKGLVLYVE; encoded by the coding sequence ATGCATAAAGTATACCTCAAACCCGGCAAAGAAGAGTCTTTAAAAAGATTTCATCCCTGGATTTTCTCCGGAGCAATCGCTCGTTTCGATGGAGAACCCGAAGAAGGTGAAGTTGTAGAAGTATACACTTCGAAGAAGGAATTTATAGCCGAAGGACATTTCCAGATCGGAAGTATCGCCGTACGTGTGCTCTCTTTCCGTCAGGAACCCATCGACCACGATTTCTGGAAACGTAAACTGCAAATTGCCTATGATATGCGTTGTGGAATCGGTATCGCAGTCAATCCCACCAATGACACCTACCGTCTTGTACACGGTGAGGGAGACAATCTGCCTGGGCTGGTCATTGACATTTATGCCCGGACTGCCGTCATGCAGGCGCACTCCGCAGGAATGCATGTAGACCGCATGACTATCGCCGAAGCCCTGTCGGAAGTAATGGGTGACAAGATCGAAAATATCTATTATAAATCGGAGACTACACTGCCTTTTAAGGCAGATCTTTTTCCCGAAAACGGTTTCCTTAAAGGAGGAAGCAGCGATAATATCGCACGGGAATACGGCCTGAAGTTCCATGTAGACTGGCTGAAAGGCCAAAAGACAGGATTCTTCGTAGACCAACGCGAAAACCGTTCACTGCTGGAGCATTATTCTAAAGACCGTTCGGTACTGAATATGTTCTGCTACACCGGCGGTTTCTCCTTCTACGCTATGCGTGGAGGTGCAAAGCTGGTACATTCCGTTGACAGTTCTGCCAAAGCAATCGATCTGACTAACAAAAACGTAGAACTGAATTTCCCCGGCGATGCGCGTCACGAAGCTTTCGCCGAAGATGCTTTCAAATACCTTGACCGCATGGGCGACCAATACGATTTGATAATCCTCGACCCGCCTGCATTTGCCAAGCATAAGGATGCTTTGCGGAATGCCTTGCAAGGTTACCGGAAACTGAATGCCAAAGCATTCGAAAAGATCAAACCGGGCGGCATCCTGTTTACTTTCTCCTGCTCTCAGGTGGTAACCAAGGATAATTTCCGCACAGCTGTGTTTACCGCTGCTGCTATGTCAGGACGTAGTGTACGTATCCTGCACCAACTAACCCAGCCTGCCGACCACCCGGTAAATATATACCATCCCGAAGGAGAATACCTGAAAGGGCTGGTACTCTATGTAGAGTAA
- a CDS encoding 3'-5' exonuclease, with protein MIVRRSINKDELKELPKTVFPGRIHVIQSEAETEKAVAYLQSQPILGIDSETRPSFTKGQSHKVALLQISSDECCFLFRLNMTGLTQPLVDLLENPAVIKVGLSLKDDFMMLHKRAPFTQQSCIELQDYVRQFGIQDKSLQKIYAILFKEKISKSQRLSNWEADVLSDGQKQYAATDAWACLNIYNLLQELKRTGNYEVESLPVEEEVDANAPANR; from the coding sequence ATGATAGTAAGAAGAAGTATAAATAAAGACGAACTAAAGGAACTCCCGAAAACTGTATTTCCGGGACGAATCCATGTGATCCAGTCGGAAGCGGAAACAGAAAAAGCAGTAGCTTACCTGCAATCTCAGCCGATACTGGGTATCGATAGCGAAACGCGCCCATCCTTCACCAAAGGACAAAGTCATAAAGTAGCACTTCTGCAGATTTCTTCAGACGAATGCTGTTTCCTGTTCCGCCTCAATATGACCGGACTCACCCAACCTTTGGTCGACCTGCTGGAAAATCCGGCTGTTATCAAAGTAGGACTGTCGCTCAAAGACGACTTTATGATGCTGCACAAACGTGCACCTTTTACCCAACAGAGCTGCATCGAACTGCAAGACTATGTACGCCAGTTCGGCATACAGGACAAAAGTCTGCAAAAGATTTATGCAATCCTGTTCAAAGAAAAGATTTCCAAATCACAACGGCTGTCCAACTGGGAAGCGGACGTACTGAGCGACGGACAGAAACAATATGCCGCTACCGATGCCTGGGCTTGCCTCAACATCTACAACCTGTTGCAGGAACTGAAACGAACCGGCAACTACGAGGTCGAAAGCCTCCCTGTAGAAGAAGAGGTTGACGCAAATGCTCCCGCCAATCGCTGA
- a CDS encoding DUF5063 domain-containing protein: MEKESQTIFEKNVIEFVTVAAEFCAFLERAEHMKRKAFVDTSLKILPLLYLKASLLPKCETIGDEAPETYVTEEIYEILRINLAGLMGEKDDYLDVFVQDMVYSDQPIKKSVSEDLADIYQDIKDFIFVFQLGLNETMNDSLAICQENFGLLWGQKLVNTLRALHDVKYNQQNENDEEDNEEENNELSDDDYCCEEDGCHCHDDECHCHEDGCHCRNDE; encoded by the coding sequence ATGGAAAAAGAAAGCCAAACGATATTTGAAAAGAATGTGATCGAGTTCGTAACGGTAGCCGCCGAATTTTGCGCATTCCTCGAACGTGCCGAACACATGAAGCGCAAAGCTTTTGTCGACACGTCCTTAAAAATACTTCCCCTGCTCTATCTCAAAGCATCCTTGCTTCCGAAGTGTGAAACAATCGGAGACGAGGCACCCGAAACGTATGTGACGGAGGAAATTTACGAGATTCTGCGTATCAATCTAGCAGGGCTGATGGGTGAAAAGGATGATTATCTGGACGTTTTCGTACAGGATATGGTGTACAGTGACCAGCCTATCAAAAAGTCCGTCTCGGAAGATTTGGCGGATATCTATCAGGATATCAAAGATTTTATTTTCGTCTTCCAGCTGGGACTGAACGAAACCATGAACGACTCGTTGGCCATCTGCCAGGAAAACTTCGGTCTGCTGTGGGGACAGAAGTTGGTAAACACTCTGCGTGCCCTTCACGATGTGAAGTATAACCAGCAGAATGAGAATGACGAAGAAGACAACGAGGAAGAGAATAACGAACTAAGCGATGACGACTATTGTTGTGAAGAAGACGGTTGTCACTGCCACGACGACGAATGTCATTGTCATGAGGACGGTTGCCATTGTCGTAATGACGAATAA
- a CDS encoding DNA translocase FtsK codes for MAKKKIDKEAERTPSSPGKIVSIFKNETVHFVLGLMLVIFSVYLLLAFSSFFFTGAADQSIIDSGSSADLAAVNNNVKNYAGSRGAQLASYLINDCFGISSFFILVFLAVAGLKLMRVRIVRLWKWFIGCTLLLVWFSVFFGFALMDHYQDSFIYLGGMHGYNVSRWLVSQVGVPGVWMILLITAVCFFIYISARTVIWLRKLFALSFLKRQKKEEEKETAAEGTQEFTTSQPQEVEFNLKRTYKQTPPPAPVMDIQAEEPKEESPVNAPEPDDELPSADEAEGVTMVFEPTVSDVVPPIAQDELPGEDEPGFQVETAASEEEYQGPEQEPYNPMKDLENYRFPTIDLMKHFENDDPTIDMDEQNANKDRIINTLRSFGIEISTIKATVGPTVTLYEITPEQGVRISKIRGLEDDIALSLSADGIRIIAPIPGKGTIGIEVPNKNPKIVSGQSVIGSKKFQESRFDLPIVLGKTITNEVFMFDLCKMPHVLVAGATGQGKSVGLNAIITSLLYKKHPAELKFVLVDPKKVEFSIYSVIENHFLAKLPDGGEPIITDVTKVVQTLNSVCVEMDTRYDLLKMAHVRNVKEYNEKFINRRLNPEKGHKFMPYIVVVIDEFGDLIMTAGKEVELPIARIAQLARAVGIHMIIATQRPTTNIITGTIKANFPARIAFRVSAMMDSRTILDRPGANRLIGKGDMLFLQGADPVRVQCAFIDTPEVEEITKFIARQQSYPTPFFLPEYVSEDSGSEVGDIDMGRLDPLFEDAARLVVIHQQGSTSLIQRKFAIGYNRAGRIMDQLEKAGIVGPTQGSKARDVLCVDDNDLEMRLNNLQ; via the coding sequence ATGGCAAAAAAGAAAATAGATAAGGAGGCTGAACGCACTCCGTCTTCTCCCGGAAAGATTGTATCAATTTTTAAGAATGAAACCGTTCATTTTGTGCTCGGATTGATGCTGGTGATCTTTTCCGTTTATCTTTTGTTGGCTTTTTCTTCCTTCTTCTTTACGGGGGCGGCCGACCAAAGTATTATCGACAGCGGCAGCTCGGCAGACCTTGCGGCGGTTAATAATAATGTAAAAAACTATGCCGGATCTCGCGGAGCACAGTTAGCTAGCTATCTGATAAATGACTGCTTCGGGATATCTTCTTTCTTTATCCTCGTCTTTCTGGCGGTGGCAGGATTGAAACTGATGCGGGTGCGCATTGTCCGTCTGTGGAAATGGTTTATCGGTTGTACATTATTATTGGTGTGGTTCTCCGTATTCTTCGGCTTCGCTTTGATGGATCATTATCAGGATTCTTTCATTTATCTGGGAGGTATGCACGGTTACAATGTAAGCCGCTGGCTGGTTTCGCAGGTGGGAGTTCCCGGAGTATGGATGATCCTGCTGATAACGGCTGTCTGCTTCTTTATATATATAAGTGCACGGACAGTAATCTGGTTGCGCAAACTTTTTGCTCTGAGTTTCCTCAAACGTCAGAAGAAAGAAGAAGAAAAGGAGACTGCGGCAGAAGGAACACAGGAGTTCACGACCTCGCAACCGCAGGAAGTGGAGTTCAATCTGAAACGTACTTATAAGCAAACACCTCCTCCTGCTCCCGTGATGGATATACAGGCAGAAGAGCCGAAAGAAGAATCTCCGGTCAACGCACCGGAACCGGACGACGAACTTCCTTCTGCTGATGAGGCGGAAGGGGTGACTATGGTCTTTGAACCGACCGTAAGCGATGTGGTTCCTCCAATTGCTCAGGATGAATTGCCGGGTGAGGATGAACCCGGATTTCAGGTAGAGACAGCTGCGTCGGAAGAAGAATATCAGGGTCCGGAGCAAGAACCTTATAATCCGATGAAGGATCTGGAAAATTACCGTTTCCCGACAATCGACTTGATGAAGCATTTTGAGAATGACGATCCGACGATCGACATGGACGAGCAGAATGCGAATAAAGACCGTATCATTAATACATTGCGCAGCTTTGGCATTGAAATCAGTACGATCAAAGCTACGGTAGGTCCTACGGTGACTCTTTATGAAATCACTCCTGAACAGGGTGTGCGTATCTCGAAGATTCGTGGCTTGGAGGATGATATCGCCCTGAGCTTGTCGGCGGATGGTATTCGTATCATTGCTCCGATACCGGGTAAGGGAACCATCGGTATCGAAGTTCCGAACAAGAATCCGAAGATTGTATCCGGTCAGAGCGTGATTGGAAGCAAGAAGTTCCAGGAATCCAGATTTGACTTGCCGATTGTACTGGGTAAGACGATCACGAACGAAGTGTTCATGTTCGACCTTTGCAAGATGCCGCACGTGTTGGTGGCAGGTGCTACCGGTCAGGGTAAGTCTGTCGGCTTGAATGCAATCATTACCTCCTTATTATATAAGAAACATCCGGCTGAACTGAAATTTGTGCTGGTCGACCCGAAGAAGGTGGAGTTCAGCATTTACTCCGTCATTGAAAACCATTTTCTGGCCAAACTTCCTGATGGAGGCGAACCGATTATTACGGACGTGACCAAGGTAGTGCAAACGCTGAATTCTGTTTGTGTGGAAATGGATACACGCTATGACCTCTTGAAGATGGCTCATGTACGTAATGTCAAGGAGTATAATGAGAAGTTTATCAACCGCCGCCTCAATCCGGAGAAAGGACATAAGTTTATGCCGTATATCGTGGTGGTGATCGACGAGTTCGGAGATTTGATCATGACTGCCGGTAAGGAAGTGGAACTTCCGATTGCCCGTATTGCGCAGTTGGCACGTGCGGTCGGTATTCATATGATCATCGCTACGCAGCGTCCGACAACGAATATCATTACAGGTACGATCAAGGCGAACTTCCCCGCACGTATTGCGTTCCGTGTATCCGCCATGATGGATTCCCGTACGATTCTTGACCGTCCGGGGGCAAACCGCCTGATTGGTAAGGGAGATATGCTCTTCCTGCAAGGTGCTGATCCGGTACGTGTGCAGTGTGCCTTTATCGATACGCCGGAAGTGGAGGAGATCACGAAATTTATTGCTCGTCAGCAGAGTTATCCTACTCCGTTCTTCCTGCCCGAGTATGTGAGCGAAGACAGCGGCAGTGAAGTGGGCGACATTGATATGGGACGTCTCGATCCGTTGTTTGAGGATGCGGCACGCTTGGTGGTCATCCATCAGCAAGGTTCCACTTCGTTAATTCAACGTAAATTTGCTATCGGTTACAATCGTGCCGGACGTATCATGGACCAGCTTGAAAAGGCGGGAATCGTCGGACCTACACAGGGAAGCAAGGCTCGTGACGTACTCTGTGTCGACGATAATGATCTTGAAATGCGTTTGAACAATTTACAATAA
- a CDS encoding LolA-like putative outer membrane lipoprotein chaperone, whose amino-acid sequence MKKYIFSVLIALLSLPVIAQQQQSQAKAVLEKTAEAFKKAGGVRADFTLKAVNDGRLEGRENGIIQLKGEKFMLKTSETTTWFDGKTQWSYMVRNDEVNVSNPTQEELQQINPYTFLYMYQKGFSYKLGTVKTYQGKAVWEVILTANDKKQELESITLYVTKSTYEPVYIQLQQRGQQTRNEITVTAYQTGLDYADHVFTFDRKAYPTAEVIDLR is encoded by the coding sequence ATGAAGAAATACATTTTTAGTGTTTTAATAGCTTTACTGTCACTGCCTGTGATTGCTCAACAACAGCAGTCGCAGGCTAAAGCTGTTCTGGAGAAGACGGCCGAAGCGTTTAAGAAGGCAGGTGGTGTGAGGGCCGATTTTACCTTGAAGGCTGTCAATGACGGTCGTTTGGAAGGGCGGGAGAACGGTATCATTCAGTTGAAGGGCGAGAAGTTTATGCTGAAGACTTCCGAGACCACCACTTGGTTTGACGGGAAAACACAGTGGAGCTACATGGTGAGAAATGATGAAGTGAATGTCAGCAATCCCACTCAGGAAGAGTTGCAGCAGATCAATCCGTATACCTTTCTTTATATGTATCAGAAAGGATTCTCTTATAAGCTGGGAACTGTGAAGACATATCAGGGTAAAGCTGTTTGGGAAGTGATTCTGACTGCCAATGATAAAAAGCAAGAGTTGGAAAGCATTACGCTTTATGTGACGAAGAGTACGTATGAACCGGTTTACATTCAGCTTCAGCAACGTGGTCAGCAAACGCGTAATGAGATTACCGTGACAGCTTATCAGACCGGACTGGATTATGCGGATCATGTTTTCACTTTCGACCGGAAGGCATACCCCACTGCGGAAGTGATAGACTTACGATAG
- the trxB gene encoding thioredoxin-disulfide reductase, with translation MAEIEKVKCLIIGSGPAGYTAAIYAGRANLCPVLYEGLQPGGQLTTTTDVENFPGYPEGISGPQLMEDLRAQASRFGTDVRFGIATAADLSKAPYQITIDGDKVIETEALIISTGATAKYLGLEDEKKYAGMGVSACATCDGFFYRKKVVAVVGGGDTACEEAIYLAGLASKVYLVVRKPYLRASKIMQERVQKHEKIEVLFEHNVVGLFGDNGVEGMNVVKRWGESDEERYSLPIDGFFLAIGHKPNSDIFKEYIDTDEVGYIITDGDSPRTKVPGVFAAGDVADPHYRQAITAAGSGCKAAIEAERYLSAKGII, from the coding sequence ATGGCAGAAATAGAAAAAGTAAAATGCCTGATTATAGGCTCAGGGCCTGCCGGATATACGGCAGCGATCTATGCAGGACGTGCTAACCTTTGTCCGGTGCTTTATGAAGGATTGCAGCCCGGTGGTCAGTTGACGACTACCACGGATGTGGAGAACTTCCCCGGTTATCCGGAAGGAATCAGTGGTCCGCAGTTGATGGAAGATTTACGCGCGCAAGCCAGCCGTTTCGGAACGGACGTCCGTTTCGGTATTGCGACAGCGGCAGATTTGAGCAAAGCTCCTTATCAAATAACGATTGACGGCGATAAGGTGATTGAAACGGAAGCATTGATCATCTCTACCGGAGCTACGGCCAAATACCTGGGGCTGGAAGACGAAAAGAAATACGCCGGAATGGGAGTCAGCGCTTGTGCTACTTGTGACGGTTTCTTCTACCGGAAGAAGGTCGTTGCAGTGGTGGGCGGTGGAGATACAGCCTGTGAGGAAGCGATCTATCTGGCTGGTCTGGCATCCAAAGTATATCTGGTGGTTCGCAAACCTTACCTGCGTGCATCGAAGATTATGCAGGAACGTGTGCAGAAGCACGAGAAGATTGAAGTACTTTTCGAACACAATGTAGTCGGCCTGTTTGGCGATAACGGCGTAGAAGGTATGAATGTTGTGAAGCGTTGGGGCGAATCGGACGAAGAACGTTACAGCCTGCCTATCGACGGTTTCTTCCTGGCTATCGGTCACAAACCGAATTCGGATATTTTCAAAGAGTATATCGACACTGACGAAGTGGGTTACATTATTACAGATGGTGACAGCCCCCGTACGAAAGTTCCCGGAGTATTCGCAGCGGGAGATGTGGCTGATCCGCATTACCGTCAGGCTATTACAGCAGCGGGAAGTGGCTGTAAGGCTGCTATCGAGGCGGAACGTTATCTTTCTGCAAAGGGAATTATTTAA
- a CDS encoding beta-N-acetylhexosaminidase, which yields MKKSISLLLLSLLMITPSCQKPKEVTNEYNIVPQPNQLVPKEGRFELSNKVRLVVPSDAPEVKKVADGFAEQLKQTAGISLTEAESVDGKPAISFVLQEGMPKEGYKLSVTPTLITVTASQPNGFFYGVQTIYQLLPPAVYGKELKKKADWSVPAVEIEDAPRFVHRGLMLDVCRHYAPIEYIYKFIDLLAMNKMNVFHWHLTDDQGWRIEIKKYPKLTEIGSKREKTLVDYYYVNYPQVFDGIEHGGYYTQEQIKEVVAYAASKYINVIPEIEMPGHALAALAAYPELSCDSTQTYKVSPTWGVFEQVFCPSETTFKFFEGVMDEVVELFPSEYIHIGGDECPKTAWKNSTFCQQLIRQLGLKDDATPSKVDGVKHSKEDKLQSYFVTRMEKYLNGKGRNIIGWDEILEGGLAPNATVLSWRGVEGGLNAAKAGHNAIMAPMPYAYLDFYQEDPEIAPTTIGGYTTLKKTYSYNPVPDNADELVKKHIIGMQGNLWREYMKTSDRVDYQAFPRAMAIAETGWTLDANKNWKSFCERMVTEFERLEVMDTKPCLNFFDVNINTHADENGPLMVLLETFYPNAEIRYTTDGSEPTYGSTLYEQPFVLEGNIDLKAAAFKDGKMLGKVTNKPLYGNLLAGKPFTVNYTMGWTGDIFGDNDVLGADKTTFGLTNGKRGNNASYTPWSSFAIVEGKDLEFIVHLDKPTEVRKVVFGSLFNPAMRMLPAGGVAVEVSADGQQYTQIAEKALKHDCPETGRIAFTDSIEFEPTQATFLKVKIKNGGTLRNGVNFKKNNGPEVIPAELWIDEIEAY from the coding sequence ATGAAGAAAAGTATTTCCCTTCTTCTTTTATCCTTGCTCATGATTACCCCCAGTTGTCAGAAGCCAAAAGAAGTGACGAACGAGTACAACATCGTTCCGCAACCCAACCAGCTTGTTCCCAAAGAAGGCCGCTTCGAACTGAGCAACAAGGTCCGGCTGGTAGTTCCGTCTGATGCTCCGGAAGTTAAAAAGGTAGCCGACGGCTTTGCCGAACAGCTGAAACAGACTGCCGGAATCTCTCTGACAGAGGCCGAAAGCGTGGATGGAAAGCCTGCTATCAGTTTCGTACTACAAGAAGGTATGCCTAAAGAAGGTTACAAGCTGTCTGTCACCCCCACCCTTATTACAGTCACAGCTTCCCAGCCAAATGGATTTTTCTATGGTGTGCAGACTATTTATCAGCTTCTTCCTCCCGCCGTATACGGAAAAGAGCTGAAGAAGAAAGCCGACTGGTCTGTTCCGGCTGTAGAGATCGAAGACGCTCCCCGCTTTGTACATCGCGGACTGATGTTGGACGTTTGCCGTCATTACGCACCGATAGAGTATATCTACAAATTTATCGACCTGCTGGCAATGAACAAGATGAACGTTTTTCACTGGCATCTGACGGACGATCAGGGATGGAGAATCGAAATCAAGAAATATCCGAAACTGACAGAGATAGGTTCCAAACGCGAAAAAACGCTGGTAGACTATTATTATGTGAACTATCCGCAAGTATTCGACGGAATAGAACACGGAGGATATTACACACAGGAACAGATAAAAGAGGTGGTAGCTTATGCTGCAAGCAAATATATCAATGTAATCCCCGAAATAGAAATGCCGGGGCATGCATTGGCGGCTCTGGCTGCTTACCCCGAATTGTCTTGTGATTCTACACAGACATATAAAGTATCACCTACGTGGGGCGTATTCGAACAGGTATTCTGCCCGAGCGAGACCACTTTCAAGTTCTTTGAAGGAGTCATGGACGAGGTAGTCGAATTATTTCCCAGCGAGTACATTCATATCGGAGGAGACGAATGCCCCAAAACAGCCTGGAAGAACAGTACTTTCTGCCAGCAGTTGATTCGTCAGTTAGGCTTGAAAGATGACGCGACTCCCAGCAAAGTGGACGGAGTGAAGCACAGCAAGGAAGATAAACTGCAAAGTTACTTCGTTACCCGCATGGAAAAATACCTGAACGGTAAAGGACGCAATATCATCGGCTGGGACGAGATTTTGGAAGGCGGCCTGGCTCCAAACGCCACTGTCTTGTCATGGCGTGGCGTTGAAGGCGGATTGAATGCGGCCAAAGCAGGACACAACGCAATCATGGCTCCCATGCCTTATGCTTATCTGGACTTCTATCAGGAAGATCCGGAAATCGCCCCGACTACCATCGGCGGATACACAACGCTGAAGAAGACTTATAGCTACAATCCTGTTCCGGATAATGCCGACGAACTGGTGAAGAAACATATCATCGGTATGCAAGGCAACCTCTGGAGAGAGTATATGAAAACTTCCGACCGGGTAGATTATCAGGCCTTCCCACGTGCGATGGCTATCGCGGAAACGGGATGGACACTGGATGCCAACAAAAACTGGAAGAGTTTCTGCGAACGCATGGTTACGGAATTTGAGCGCCTGGAAGTCATGGATACCAAACCCTGCCTCAACTTCTTCGACGTAAACATCAATACGCATGCGGATGAAAACGGTCCGTTGATGGTATTGCTGGAAACATTCTACCCGAATGCGGAAATCAGATACACCACAGACGGCAGCGAACCGACTTACGGTTCTACACTGTATGAACAGCCTTTCGTGCTTGAAGGAAACATCGACTTGAAAGCTGCTGCTTTCAAAGACGGCAAGATGCTGGGCAAAGTTACCAACAAGCCATTGTATGGCAATCTGCTGGCAGGAAAACCATTTACCGTCAATTATACAATGGGATGGACAGGGGATATTTTCGGCGACAATGATGTATTGGGAGCTGACAAAACAACTTTCGGTCTGACAAATGGAAAGAGAGGTAACAATGCTTCTTACACTCCGTGGTCCAGTTTCGCAATCGTAGAAGGTAAAGACCTGGAATTCATCGTCCATCTGGACAAACCGACGGAAGTAAGAAAAGTGGTCTTCGGCTCCTTGTTTAATCCTGCCATGAGAATGCTCCCTGCCGGAGGAGTTGCCGTAGAAGTATCTGCCGACGGTCAGCAATATACTCAGATAGCCGAAAAGGCCTTGAAGCATGATTGTCCGGAAACGGGAAGAATCGCATTCACCGACTCTATCGAATTTGAACCGACACAAGCCACTTTCCTGAAAGTAAAAATCAAAAATGGCGGTACCTTGCGTAATGGCGTCAATTTCAAAAAGAACAACGGTCCGGAAGTCATTCCTGCCGAATTGTGGATAGACGAAATCGAGGCATATTAA